Proteins co-encoded in one Capsicum annuum cultivar UCD-10X-F1 chromosome 9, UCD10Xv1.1, whole genome shotgun sequence genomic window:
- the LOC107841936 gene encoding kinesin-related protein 4-like, with product MAYHQNREFDLDENREIDLNKEFDMTEKIISLERENDLLLRKVDKLEGTHRVELKAKEREIDQRKKMLQELDIRWKNHKDLVCLMKDRLAEDQVNQLLRKIDKLEAKHRIELEVKEREIRDLKQMLQAKEELLERRVNEVLTKFSKSQNKLENHENALCQMRIESELVGGSSGVNMDN from the coding sequence ATGGCTTATCACCAGAACAGGGAGTTTGATCTGGACGAGAACAGGGAGATTGATCTGAACAAGGAGTTTGATATGACTGAGAAAATAATCTCATTGGAGCGCGAAAATGATTTGTTGTTGAGGAAAGTTGACAAGTTAGAAGGGACTCACAGAGTTGAATTAAAAGCCAAGGAAAGGGAAATTGACCAGCGAAAGAAGATGCTTCAGGAACTAGACATCCGGTGGAAAAACCATAAAGATTTGGTTTGTTTGATGAAGGACAGATTGGCGGAGGATCAGGTTAATCAATTGCTAAGGAAAATTGACAAGTTAGAAGCGAAACACAGAATTGAATTAGAAGTGAAAGAAAGGGAAATTAGGGACCTAAAGCAGATGCTTCAGGCGAAGGAAGAGTTGTTGGAGAGGCGGGTTAATGAAGTGCTAACTAAATTCTCCAAATCGCAGAATAAATTGGAGAATCATGAAAACGCTCTTTGCCAAATGCGTATTGAGAGCGAACTAGTCGGTGGGTCTTCGGGTGTAAATATGGATAATTGA